Below is a window of Narcine bancroftii isolate sNarBan1 chromosome 13, sNarBan1.hap1, whole genome shotgun sequence DNA.
GACAGTGAGTATCCCTCTTCTGATTAATGTGTGAAATCAGGGGATTTTTGGCCACATTGTCTAGTGGGAACAGTGTTGGCTTTGCATGGGACTGTTTAACAGTCGGGCTGTGATCCAGTGTCAACTCCCTCAGCAGATGATGGGTGAAATGAATGTGATGTAGTTGGTCAGGCACTGTGGAGCCTGACCAACTacatattggaaaaagtaatTAAAAGTTCAATAAAGGAGTTCTACTACCTTGAGGACAAGTTGAGATGGGCAGTAAGTGCTGGCCTCATTAGTAATTCACATTCCAAAACGTGATAAATCTTCCCAATGCGTCTGAAGCAGTGGTTCATAACCAGTGGGCTACAGCATGTGTACATACTGGCTGCAGAGACATCcttaaaaatgttaaatgaaaTACTTTATATTAGATAAAATgtgtttgacttgaaaatattgctcagtcagtgGGCTATGGCGtgttaggccagaagccaggtgGGACAGActgaaccactgatctaaagctTCCTCAACACAGTCCCAGAACAGGGAGAGTATGGATCAGATCGAGTAAACCTCTCTACAttggaccattgcacacttccaAGTCAGAGAGAGCCTGGGTTAGATGCAGAGTAAACCTTCCAGCAGATTGAAACATCGCACACTCCTGGGGCAGGGAGAGTCTGGGTTAGATGCAGAGTAAACCTCTCTGTACATTggaccatcacacactcccagggcaggaagaACCTGGATTAGATGTAGAGTAAACCTCTCTTATGTTGGaccttcacacactcacagggcagGATTAGATGGAGAGCAAATTTCCCTGAACATTGGACCACCTCACACTCCTGGGGCAGGGAGATTCTGAACATGAATCTCCTACTCCAATTTCCGATCACACAGAGTTAGCAGGAAGAAGCAGTGTATAGCAGGCTCTAATGCCAAGAACTagaacagggagagagaaaaatgaaacaatttttttaatcTCTCTTAGCTGGAAAAAAGAGGATAGATATAAAATGTACAACCCATCTGCTTTATGAGATGCTCCATAAACATTTTTACATCGATTGTCCGGGGaggaaagaagaggtggaagattTGGGGGGAACAGTTCTTTTGAGAGTGCCTAcaagtgctcccctacttacgatggtccgacttacaacttttcaaagttacgatggttcgaatCCGTACTTACAATTTcaaattctgatctgttcccGTGCTTGCCATATGCAGAACGTTACTCTCTCACGATGTTGACTCTACCTGCTCCCAGTCTCTGTAGCGATCACACGAATGAGTAAAATTGATGATCCTGTCACTTTAGCGtccccaccatccagcaattaattttagttcaatgcttcaaacattcttcatgcccagtgtgctttcagctctGTACGTTAATgggtttttttcagtgtggaataaaggtattcaaaatttaattattaaaaaatggGAGGAGCGCTATTCATTATTGACATGATTTTTTCGACTTAGGATGGCCTCGCGGGAACgcaaccccattgtaagttgaggagcacctgtattccAATAAGAGCGTCGCCATTATGTCTGAAACATCAGcaaatatctttgcttttttgtggaatgctgaaagaccagctgagtttctccagcatttcagtgtgtttttatcaCCATTAgttttgcccagtgccccttacagtaaagagaaagggaagtaaaagagagtccgtTTAGTCACTTATTGTTTTTTACATATAACTAACAATTTTTTTCCCTTCGGCAATTGTCACACTTACTTAACGGACTGGCCATtcaccaaaactccaaatatctgtaTCACACTGCGCATTTAGACAGAATACTGGAAGTGGGACTTGCAATGCCGCTGTGGCAGCGTCGAGCGTGACAAGAAAATGCGCATCATCCATTGTTCACGGAATACCTGCAATTAACTTTAGACCGTAGGCGTTCcgggaaatttactaggggtcgAAGAGGTAAAATATCGAAATTGGAATGACTCCTTGTTCCTGTTCcgactttttacacagactgcgttcCAGAAAAATGGAATACGTTTCCGGAACACAGCGGCTgtgtcaaaaaaaaacataattgaggGTCCATGGATTTACCCCCAGCACTTCTACAACCTCACCTCCACATCTTAGCTTTTACCTCAGGGTGCTGGAGTTGTCCTGATGTCTTTTCTTTCAAAATTCTACAATAGAATCAAAACCTTGGCAACTCCGTCTGACCAGAGTGAAGACAAGGGCTTTGATTTCTTTGGTTCTTCCAGTTAACTATGTTCAATTTGTTCTGAATTCACCCATTCATAACCAGACATCAGCTCAAGAGCCCAGAGGTATTCATGAAAGCAGTGGAAGAAGCTGTGGTAACCTCCGCCATCTCTTGAATGAAGGGCAAAGCTGTACTTTAATTGAAGGATTGAGTAGAGTTCAGCGAAGGGGTGGTTGTACCCAATAGACATTTAACATTGGAAACTTTGTGAATTGTCTAGCTCAGCCATTTTTTAAGCTATGGCCCCctgaggattctgctcaaagtttatgggcccccttccctgtgaagcagtcacgtttagttggtttcttctgtacttaaaaaaacaaagtattttaagatttcagtccatggcctccAGGGAAGCCATATGAatgccattgagaatggctgctgaaTGCAGGAAAGACTTTTGCTGGTACAGCCTGTGACGCCACTGAGTAGAGTAAGGAGAGAGCCAGAAGGAAGGAACTATCCTCACCCTGCTAACGGTCTGCTGTATGTACACAGAACGCAGTTAATTACAAACTTGGTCCTTTTCCCTGCAGGAAGTGCAGTGACACGGCATTACAGCGTTTCGATAAGAGTTTAGAGGAGTTCTATGCTCTGTGTGACCAGGTGGAACTGTGTCTGGTGAGTAGAACACAGAAacccacaggcccttcagcccacagtgctgcgccaacctaataacctactctaacaactgtccagaatttccctactgcatgaccctccatttttctcagttccttagtatctgcctccaccactgtagTGGGCAGCACATTCCATCCACCCACCACTCTATGTTATTTCATTTAAGGAAAAGCCTCCTCCAACTTGGTTGGATGCAATTTCCCTTTAatgaatccatgctgactctAGTCAATCTGCAATGCAGAACTGGATCAACCTAGGTCTCTCAGTGTACAGTGCTCTTTCAGTACCGATCCTCCATGGTGCAGTCAACTCTCACTGCAGATCCTCCCACGTTTCAGAATATGTCACAGAGTCAAGCCCGTAACGGACCCCTCCTGAACTTCATTCGGACTCGACTGAAAAACCTACTGCtcttgttgtggcctcctctacatcggagagactgggcacagactgagagatcgctcAGTACCTCGGCTccgtctgcatcagtgacagggatctcccagtggccaaccattttaattctgtgccccactcccaaactcacatgtctgtctatagggttgtactatcccatcaagaccacccgAAAATTGGATGAACGTCATCTGATTacctgtctgggccctctccaaccgagCGGCACTAATgttgacttttccggtttctgctagcccactcttccccacccctcggtctcctttcctccagttttcctcccccttccctctccattcacagagccatcccctctcccccttatccacctattggctatgggaccgtgctcctctccttgcccccaacccccaccattttgttcaggtacctgcctatattttgctcaaacactgatgaggggctcaagcccaaaacattggttctgtatctttaattttgctacataaagttcatggtttgacctgctgagtttttcccacgttgtgtttttactacaatcacggtgtctgcagacttttgcccCTATAACATGCTCTCTTTCCTAAGTCCTTCTGAGCTGAGGAGGTAGGATTTTGTAAGGTTCCTACTTTTTCCATGCATTTGTGTGACAGGATTAGACTGGCTGAAGGAAAGATCTTCCCACTGTCCTTGATTAgtgtggcagttagcacaatgctgttacgccagggattgggactggggttcgaaaccagtgttgtctataaggagttttgtgacagattatatagatatgtttttgggatataaattgggaaaggttttttagtgtaggtcacatacaaacactttaaaacagatctgatttgaaatactggagctctgctaatgcaagagctttggagagtgcccaagagacttcactaatggattgctgtgtacaaaaaggcaacagatgaaagatcttgttggagccgcagattatctagagctgttttaagagggtcatgtggttttgcaagcagagagatgtgtgtgtgtgtgtgagagagagagacagacagacagacagaaatcACTTTGTGATTTAGTGTGACAGCCAGCAACAgcacctgggactggaacaggacaagttggcaagcttgtggaaagccccatttggaagacgggttgtgagttcttggtttggcctgttcaaagcccttgtggttcatgcaagaggagaggactggctgtctaatgtttcacttggaataagagaaacaaaaaggaactctgtggagacctgaaagaaagaggttatcatctggagaaccctgagggggcaagtttctttggcaagagacTGAAgttgctgatggaagtaaatcagttgtggatgtcctggaacattaaatctctctctgaaaactgacaagaatcttcctgagcggtaaccatttacctttcaagcaccaaagcctggtgaactttataaatattaaattctgtgcacggtacaagaattgcctgcaaccagtgaacttggaggaatgagaagtgagattagactgtgaaccaaagaacttttcagaacTTGCATacccattacatacacgtgcgcttagaattagaagggggttaagttaggtcagTTAAGTCAATcgcgataagttaaagtgtgatgagaggattttcatgtttaaagataattaaaagcaacttttgtttaagtaaccatttgtcttggtgaatattgctgctgggttttaggatcCTCTACAGTcttcctgtatctgcatgggtttttccccgtGGTCTCCATTCAAaacgttaattgggtgtaaatgggcggcacgggctcatgggctgaaagggcctgttattgcgcTGCATGTTGAAATTTAAAACTTGTCTTTCCATTGCAGAGGCTGGCGTTCGAATGTCTGTCCCAGAGCATCGACAGTGCCAAGCACTCGCCAAACCTGGTCCCCACTGCAACCAAACCCGACACAGTGCAGACGGAGAGTCTGTCGTATACTCAGTACCTCAGCATGATCAAGTCTCAGATCTCCTGTGCGAAGGACATTCACAATGCCCTCCTGGAGTGTTCGAAGAGGATTGCCAGCAAGGGTCAGATCTGAGCAGCAATGCAAGTATCCAGATTTTGATTCTCCTGGAATTGGCACTTAACCTTTGCTGTCTCCCCAAGGGAGTTGTGTGAGTGGAAGGAAGTTAGAGCACCCTCCAATCTGCTGTCTGCCTGCTTAATGTGTAGGTTCTCTGAATCATTATCCCTTTGAGGTTGACGTCCTGCTCTGTGATCTGTTCCCATTTCAACCTCAGTGAAGTTAGGGGCATCTTTCAAAGTGATGGCTCCCTGTTCGTCCTCTTAAGCAAGCGCTGTTTGTCTTTGACAACATATTCTGACTTGGCACATTGCAGCTTGTGAATCCAGCGGCCTGTGGCAAGCTTCGTGCATGTGGGGCTGAGGGTAGGATGGAAGTCACAGGAGGATGACAGCATATAGGATGATCCGAAACAAAAATGTCACCTTAAAATCTAGAGTCGTCCTATACGCCAGGTCTAGAATCTGAACCTTGCCGACTTGGTCTCTACTCCGCCGCCATCTTCTTCCCGCCGGCTCCGACGCATTCTCATGCACGCCCAGTGAGTTATCAGCGAAGTCTCAATGCTCTTCCGCAGGGTCC
It encodes the following:
- the med29 gene encoding mediator of RNA polymerase II transcription subunit 29, with the protein product MAAPLNQQQLVQAQQLAAAQAAQPAALAQQQQQQNQQQDDPVAKFKLLIPQLKDSLQNLMRIAAQNLSQNTTIDNGQKCSDTALQRFDKSLEEFYALCDQVELCLRLAFECLSQSIDSAKHSPNLVPTATKPDTVQTESLSYTQYLSMIKSQISCAKDIHNALLECSKRIASKGQI